From Ursus arctos isolate Adak ecotype North America unplaced genomic scaffold, UrsArc2.0 scaffold_11, whole genome shotgun sequence, the proteins below share one genomic window:
- the NKX2-6 gene encoding homeobox protein Nkx-2.6, translating into MLLNPVTSTPFSVNDILRLEREQIGSESLQLRGARRSPESFQCLRLVPEPRKAEVPSTCRASGDDSSRRLDEPGSPGGPCEMVTEMDAEPVGEPQPGLSAAPPLHGGTRGPERGVGDVGIGARGDGTEQPKARQRRKPRVLFSQAQVLALERRFKQQRYLSAPEREHLASALQLTPTQVKIWFQNRRYKCKRQRQDKSLELAGHPLAPRRVAVPVLVRDGKPCLGPGAPAFPGPYSTAAASYSCYGGYSGAPFGAGYGGGYADAPPGPAQPAPLGRAGFAGGGPSASPHSHLPAPLQGVRAW; encoded by the exons ATGCTGCTGAACCCTGTCACCTCCACCCCCTTCTCGGTCAATGACATCCTGAGACTGGAGCGAGAGCAGATTGGTTCCGAATCCTTGCAACTCCGGGGGGCACGGAGGAGCCCCGAAAGCTTTCAGTGTCTGCGACTGGTCCCAGAACCGCGAAAGGCAGAGGTTCCCAGCACCTGCAGGGCCAGCGGCGACGACAGCAGCAGAAGGCTGGACGAACCGGGGTCTCCTGGTGGTCCCTGTGAGATGGTCACGGAGATGGACGCGGAACCGGTGGGGGAGCCAC AGCCTGGCCTCAGCGCAGCCCCGCCCCTCCACGGCGGGACCAGGGGGCCAGAGCGCGGCGTTGGCGACGTTGGCATCGGCGCGCGCGGGGACGGCACCGAGCAGCCCAAGGCGCGGCAGCGACGCAAGCCGCGCGTGCTCTTTTCGCAGGCGCAGGTGCTGGCGCTGGAGCGGCGCTTCAAGCAGCAGCGGTACCTGTCGGCACCCGAGCGCGAGCACCTGGCCAGCGCGCTGCAGCTCACGCCTACGCAGGTCAAGATCTGGTTCCAGAACCGTCGCTACAAGTGCAAGAGACAGCGCCAGGACAAGTCCCTAGAACTGGCGGGCCACCCCCTAGCGCCGCGCCGGGTGGCGGTGCCCGTGCTGGTGCGGGATGGCAAGCCCTGCCTAGGCCCCGGCGCGCCGGCCTTTCCCGGGCCCTACAGCACGGCCGCGGCGTCCTATTCCTGTTACGGCGGCTACTCCGGCGCTCCTTTCGGCGCGGGCTACGGCGGTGGCTACGCGGATGCGCCCCCGGGTCCCGCGCAGCCCGCACCTCTGGGCCGCGCAGGCTTCGCTGGGGGTGGCCCCAGCGCCAGCCCGCACAGCCATCTGCCCGCCCCGCTGCAGGGTGTCAGGGCCTGGTGA